The proteins below come from a single Polymorphobacter fuscus genomic window:
- a CDS encoding acyl-CoA dehydrogenase family protein — protein MDIRFSAADLAFRDEVRDFLAAELPQRLRDGMNGTPSVFVEPEIGLEWQRILHARGWLAYQWPVDVGGTGWTPVQRYIFEKECALADAPSLSVLGLKLVGPVIARFGTPAQKARFLDRILTGEELWCQGYSEPGSGSDLASLKTRAVRDGNRYRVNGTKIWTTHAHYADWMFCLARTDPDVKPQAGISFLLIDMHQPGVTIRPIIGMAGDHEVNQVFLDDVEALVENRIGAEGQGWTIAKYLLENERGGSCAAPRLLAELDRLERLAGDQPSGHGGALGADADYGRRLAKLRMEAEALEMTELRILGELAQGRSPGPQTSMVKLVASNLRQHIDELVVETFSLDGLQLATERPLYGNESPEPIGSKPAQMAMPTYLNSRAWTIFGGSNEVQKNIIAKTVLGL, from the coding sequence ATGGACATCCGCTTTTCCGCCGCCGACCTGGCCTTTCGCGACGAGGTCCGCGATTTCCTCGCCGCCGAACTGCCGCAACGGTTGCGCGACGGCATGAACGGCACGCCGTCGGTGTTCGTCGAACCCGAAATCGGCCTGGAATGGCAGCGCATTCTCCACGCCAGGGGCTGGCTCGCCTATCAATGGCCGGTGGACGTCGGCGGCACCGGCTGGACGCCGGTGCAGCGCTATATCTTCGAAAAGGAATGCGCGCTTGCCGATGCGCCGTCGCTTTCGGTGCTGGGGTTGAAGCTGGTCGGCCCGGTCATCGCGCGATTCGGCACGCCGGCGCAAAAGGCGCGCTTCCTCGATCGCATCCTCACCGGTGAGGAGCTGTGGTGCCAGGGCTATTCCGAACCCGGGTCGGGCAGCGACCTTGCCAGCCTGAAAACCCGCGCCGTGCGCGACGGGAACCGTTACCGCGTCAACGGCACCAAGATCTGGACGACCCACGCCCATTATGCCGACTGGATGTTCTGCCTCGCCCGCACCGACCCGGATGTGAAGCCCCAGGCCGGCATCTCCTTCCTGCTCATCGACATGCACCAGCCCGGCGTCACCATCCGCCCGATCATCGGCATGGCCGGCGACCATGAGGTCAACCAGGTCTTCCTCGACGATGTCGAGGCGCTGGTCGAAAACCGCATCGGCGCCGAGGGCCAGGGCTGGACGATCGCCAAATATCTGCTCGAGAACGAGCGTGGCGGTTCCTGCGCGGCGCCGCGACTGCTTGCCGAGCTCGACCGGCTCGAACGGTTGGCGGGTGACCAGCCGTCGGGCCACGGCGGCGCGCTCGGCGCCGACGCCGACTATGGGCGCCGGCTGGCGAAACTGCGGATGGAGGCCGAAGCGCTCGAAATGACCGAGTTGCGCATCCTGGGTGAACTGGCGCAGGGCCGATCGCCCGGCCCGCAGACTTCGATGGTCAAGCTTGTCGCGTCCAACCTGCGCCAGCATATCGACGAACTGGTCGTCGAAACCTTCAGCCTCGATGGCCTGCAGCTTGCCACCGAACGTCCGCTCTATGGCAATGAAAGTCCCGAACCGATCGGATCGAAACCGGCGCAGATGGCGATGCCGACCTATCTCAACAGCCGCGCCTGGACGATCTTCGGCGGTTCCAACGAAGTGCAGAAGAACATCATCGCAAAGACGGTGTTGGGCCTGTAG
- a CDS encoding ATP-dependent DNA helicase, which produces MVQPSSHPALTATHAGVWIALPGAPAEAVSRGEAIRRVADAPHLLLNAPVIASRLGLGEIAGLDLLELFAFVHPARFTVPTPGGLAAALGIDPPLRDSDAGFLHRAATALLDTADDPAWPARHGAWGILQALGRQRWPWAALLARRLRQPVPPERSLFTALPKWEEAAARPAPRPVTLSAGAVDARLDAMLGAGAERRAGQRAYAEAVTAAFQPRRIAGAPNMVLAEAGTGIGKTLGYLAPANGWAMAADGAVWLSTFTKALQRQLDQESVRAYPDAAEKRHKVVVRKGRENYLCLLNLEDAVQGGFANRAQVFAQLAARWAEYSRDGDMVGGDLPGWLPALFGRSSFSGLTDRRGECIHAGCPHYRICYIERATRASAAADLVIANHALVMVNAVRGRAEGMAMTRLVFDEGHHLFDAADATFAVELTGREAVELRQWLLGPERTNREGGRSAGRRRGLAARLAELAGYDDEGAAAIDKVVAAARVLPGEGWLGRILSATPDGAIETLLAAVRAQVLARSDGKAADAGYGLETEIAAVLPAVIDAAAAASTELARLATPMAVLESRLQAMLDDPPDWLDGGGRARVEGAAAGLRLRAALLAAWLGLLARLGGAADPDFVDWFAVARIDGRELDIGIHRHWLDPMRPFAKAVLEPAHGVLVTSATLRTPVVAEGDDGWAGAEARTGARQLALPATHFAVASPFDYTRNARVLIVTDVRRGDMSGLAHAYRSLIEAAEGGTLGLFTAISRLRAVHARIADPLARAGLPLYAQHVDPIETGTLVDIFRAEPRASLLGTDALRDGVDVPGASLRLVVMEGVPWPRPTVLHAARRAMNGGTAHDDAVAMGRLAQAFGRLIRRADDRGCFVLIGPAVPSRLLGAFPPGTPVDRVGLEDAVAAVAAAHRRLPLAHESRPPDAGAGDLPPEGGAGHGRAMTGPEERG; this is translated from the coding sequence ATCGTGCAACCCTCCTCCCATCCGGCGTTGACGGCCACCCACGCCGGTGTCTGGATCGCGCTGCCCGGCGCGCCGGCGGAAGCGGTGTCGCGCGGCGAGGCGATCCGGCGCGTCGCCGATGCCCCGCACCTGCTGCTCAACGCACCCGTCATCGCCAGCCGGCTGGGTCTGGGGGAAATTGCCGGGCTCGACCTGCTCGAACTGTTCGCCTTCGTCCATCCGGCGCGGTTCACGGTGCCGACGCCGGGCGGACTGGCGGCGGCGCTGGGGATCGACCCGCCGCTGCGCGACAGCGATGCGGGGTTCCTCCACCGCGCCGCGACGGCGCTGCTCGATACCGCCGACGATCCGGCGTGGCCGGCACGGCATGGCGCCTGGGGAATCTTGCAGGCGCTGGGCCGGCAGCGCTGGCCCTGGGCGGCGTTGCTGGCGCGGCGCCTGCGCCAGCCGGTGCCGCCGGAACGGTCGCTGTTCACCGCCCTGCCGAAATGGGAGGAAGCCGCTGCCCGCCCGGCGCCGCGTCCGGTGACACTGTCGGCCGGCGCCGTCGATGCCCGGCTCGACGCGATGCTGGGGGCGGGCGCCGAGCGCCGCGCCGGGCAGCGCGCCTATGCCGAGGCGGTGACGGCGGCGTTCCAGCCGCGCCGCATCGCCGGGGCGCCGAACATGGTGCTGGCCGAAGCCGGGACCGGCATCGGCAAGACCCTGGGCTATCTGGCGCCCGCCAATGGCTGGGCGATGGCCGCCGATGGCGCGGTGTGGTTGTCCACCTTCACCAAGGCGTTGCAGCGCCAGCTCGACCAGGAATCGGTGCGCGCCTATCCCGACGCAGCGGAAAAGCGCCACAAGGTCGTGGTGCGCAAGGGGCGGGAAAATTACCTCTGCCTGCTCAACCTGGAAGATGCGGTGCAGGGCGGGTTCGCCAACCGGGCGCAGGTGTTCGCGCAACTGGCCGCGCGCTGGGCGGAATATAGCCGCGATGGCGACATGGTCGGCGGCGACCTGCCGGGCTGGCTGCCGGCGCTGTTCGGGCGGTCGAGTTTTTCCGGGCTGACCGACCGGCGCGGCGAATGTATCCACGCCGGCTGCCCGCATTACCGCATCTGCTACATCGAACGCGCGACACGGGCGTCGGCGGCGGCGGACCTCGTCATCGCCAACCACGCGCTGGTCATGGTCAACGCGGTGCGTGGGCGCGCCGAGGGCATGGCGATGACGCGGCTGGTGTTCGACGAGGGGCATCATCTGTTCGACGCTGCCGACGCGACCTTTGCCGTCGAATTGACCGGGCGCGAGGCGGTGGAACTGCGCCAGTGGCTGCTGGGGCCGGAACGGACCAACCGCGAGGGCGGGCGCTCGGCGGGGCGGCGGCGGGGGCTGGCGGCGCGGCTGGCGGAACTTGCCGGCTATGATGATGAAGGCGCGGCGGCGATCGACAAGGTGGTCGCCGCGGCGCGCGTGCTGCCGGGCGAAGGCTGGTTGGGGCGCATCCTGTCGGCGACGCCGGATGGGGCGATCGAAACGCTGCTTGCCGCAGTGCGGGCGCAGGTGCTGGCACGGTCGGACGGCAAGGCCGCCGATGCCGGCTATGGGCTGGAAACGGAGATTGCGGCGGTGCTGCCCGCGGTGATCGACGCGGCGGCAGCGGCGTCGACCGAACTGGCGCGGCTGGCAACGCCGATGGCGGTGCTCGAATCGCGGTTGCAGGCGATGCTCGACGACCCGCCCGACTGGCTCGATGGCGGCGGCCGGGCGCGGGTGGAGGGTGCCGCCGCCGGGTTGCGGCTGCGCGCGGCGCTGCTGGCGGCGTGGCTGGGCCTGCTGGCGCGGCTGGGCGGGGCGGCGGACCCCGACTTTGTCGACTGGTTCGCCGTGGCGCGGATCGATGGGCGCGAACTCGACATCGGCATCCACCGCCACTGGCTCGACCCGATGCGGCCCTTCGCCAAGGCGGTGCTGGAACCGGCGCATGGCGTTCTCGTCACTTCGGCGACGCTGCGGACACCGGTGGTGGCAGAAGGCGACGACGGCTGGGCCGGGGCGGAAGCGCGGACCGGGGCGCGCCAGCTGGCGTTGCCGGCGACGCATTTCGCCGTTGCCAGTCCGTTCGATTACACCCGCAATGCCCGCGTGCTCATCGTTACCGACGTCCGGCGCGGCGACATGTCGGGCCTGGCCCATGCCTATCGCAGCCTGATCGAAGCGGCAGAGGGGGGCACCTTGGGGTTGTTCACGGCGATTTCGCGGCTGCGCGCAGTCCATGCCCGCATCGCCGATCCGTTGGCGCGGGCGGGGCTGCCGCTTTACGCCCAGCATGTCGATCCGATCGAGACCGGAACGCTGGTCGACATCTTCCGTGCCGAACCGCGCGCCTCGCTGCTCGGCACCGACGCCCTTCGTGACGGAGTCGATGTGCCGGGGGCTTCGCTGCGGCTGGTGGTGATGGAGGGTGTGCCCTGGCCGCGGCCGACGGTGCTGCACGCGGCGCGGCGCGCCATGAACGGCGGCACCGCCCATGACGATGCCGTGGCGATGGGACGGTTGGCACAGGCCTTCGGGCGGCTGATCCGCCGCGCCGATGACCGCGGCTGCTTTGTGCTGATCGGGCCGGCGGTTCCCTCGCGGCTGCTCGGCGCCTTCCCGCCGGGCACGCCGGTGGACCGGGTCGGGCTCGAGGATGCGGTGGCGGCGGTTGCTGCCGCCCATCGTCGCCTCCCACTCGCACACGAAAGCCGGCCGCCCGACGCCGGCGCGGGGGACTTGCCGCCGGAGGGCGGGGCAGGGCATGGTCGCGCGATGACCGGTCCTGAGGAGCGCGGGTGA
- a CDS encoding RidA family protein, giving the protein MKTLIAVLGLATAALAASANAQAVNRITNPPPAIILSGAIVPPGAEIFHLSGQLASPIDPSKPVTGPESFGDTKTQTISIFNKIKAILEKQGYKMSDVFKLTVFVAAAPNMGGKMDFTGFNDGYKQFFGTAENPNLVARSTVQVAGLAGPNFLIEIEATAAKVK; this is encoded by the coding sequence ATGAAGACCTTGATTGCCGTTCTGGGCCTTGCCACCGCGGCGCTGGCAGCGTCGGCAAATGCGCAGGCGGTCAACCGCATTACCAACCCGCCACCGGCGATCATCCTGTCGGGCGCCATCGTTCCGCCCGGTGCCGAGATCTTCCATCTTTCGGGGCAGCTGGCTTCCCCGATCGACCCGTCCAAGCCGGTCACCGGGCCCGAGAGCTTTGGCGACACCAAGACGCAGACGATCAGCATCTTCAACAAGATCAAGGCGATCCTGGAGAAGCAGGGCTACAAGATGTCCGACGTCTTCAAGCTGACGGTGTTCGTCGCCGCGGCGCCGAACATGGGCGGCAAGATGGACTTCACCGGCTTCAACGACGGCTACAAGCAGTTCTTCGGCACCGCCGAAAACCCCAATCTGGTGGCACGCTCGACAGTGCAGGTCGCGGGCCTTGCCGGGCCGAATTTCCTCATCGAGATCGAGGCGACGGCAGCCAAGGTCAAATAA
- a CDS encoding lysine--tRNA ligase, protein MSNATQLRAAALDSLRAAAQDNKAWPYEEARKVIARYPTGFPDSGVLFETGYGPSGLPHIGTFGEVVRTTMVRRAFETMAPGVKTRLIAFSDDMDGLRKVPDGIPNPELLRANLGKPLTQVPDPFGTHSSFGAHNNARLQAFLDGFGFDYEFLSSTACYQAGRFDAVLRRILEHYDAVINVILPTLGPDRRATYSPFLPIDPVTGIVLQVPIVDRDVAAGTISYQRPETGETVTVPVTGGACKLQWKVDWAMRWVALGVDYEMAGKDLIDSVLLSGRVARVLGAEPPAGFNYELFLDAEGQKISKSKGNGLTIEQWLDYGPPESLALYMFQNPRKAKRLHFDVIPRAIDEYADFLGKYPDQPVEQQLGNPVHHIHEGTPPATDLPISFSLLLNLASVAATDDPAKLWAYVARQAPGTSPETHAELDRLVHHAARYARDFVVPGLQRRAPDAREAAALADLDARLAAVGPGADAEAYQFEVYEAGKAAGFDNLRDWFKALYETLIGSSQGPRMGSFIALYGLEQTRALIRTALAKDG, encoded by the coding sequence ATGAGCAACGCCACCCAACTTCGCGCTGCTGCGCTGGATAGCCTCCGCGCCGCTGCGCAGGATAACAAGGCCTGGCCTTATGAAGAGGCGCGCAAGGTCATCGCGCGCTACCCGACCGGCTTTCCCGATTCCGGCGTGCTCTTCGAAACCGGCTATGGTCCGTCCGGCCTGCCGCACATCGGCACGTTCGGTGAAGTCGTGCGCACCACGATGGTTCGCCGTGCCTTCGAAACCATGGCGCCGGGCGTCAAGACCCGGCTGATCGCCTTTTCGGACGACATGGACGGGCTGCGCAAGGTCCCCGACGGCATCCCGAACCCCGAACTGCTGCGCGCCAACCTCGGCAAGCCGCTGACCCAGGTGCCCGACCCGTTCGGCACCCACTCCAGTTTCGGCGCCCACAACAACGCCCGGCTGCAGGCCTTCCTCGATGGCTTCGGCTTCGACTATGAATTCCTGTCCTCCACCGCCTGCTACCAGGCGGGCCGGTTCGACGCCGTGCTGCGCCGCATCCTCGAACATTATGACGCCGTCATCAACGTCATCCTGCCCACGCTCGGCCCCGATCGCCGCGCCACCTATTCGCCCTTCCTGCCGATCGACCCGGTCACCGGCATCGTCCTGCAGGTGCCGATCGTCGACCGCGATGTCGCCGCCGGCACCATTTCCTACCAGCGCCCCGAAACCGGCGAGACCGTTACCGTTCCGGTCACCGGCGGCGCCTGCAAGCTGCAGTGGAAGGTCGATTGGGCGATGCGCTGGGTCGCGCTGGGCGTCGACTATGAAATGGCCGGCAAGGACCTGATCGATTCTGTGCTGCTGTCGGGCCGCGTCGCGCGCGTGCTCGGCGCCGAACCGCCGGCGGGGTTCAATTACGAACTCTTCCTCGATGCCGAAGGCCAGAAGATCTCCAAGTCGAAGGGCAACGGCCTGACCATCGAACAATGGCTCGACTATGGCCCGCCTGAAAGCCTCGCGCTCTACATGTTCCAGAATCCGCGCAAGGCGAAGCGGCTGCACTTCGACGTCATCCCGCGCGCCATCGACGAATATGCCGATTTCCTGGGCAAATACCCCGACCAGCCGGTCGAACAGCAGCTTGGCAACCCGGTCCATCACATCCACGAAGGCACGCCGCCGGCGACCGACCTGCCGATCAGCTTTTCGCTGCTGCTCAACCTCGCTTCGGTGGCGGCGACCGACGACCCCGCAAAGCTGTGGGCCTATGTCGCCCGCCAGGCGCCCGGCACCAGCCCCGAAACCCATGCCGAGCTCGACCGCCTCGTCCACCATGCCGCGCGCTATGCCCGGGATTTCGTCGTCCCCGGCCTGCAGCGCCGCGCCCCGGACGCGCGCGAGGCCGCAGCGCTGGCCGATCTCGACGCCCGCCTCGCGGCCGTCGGTCCCGGCGCCGATGCGGAGGCCTATCAGTTCGAAGTCTATGAAGCCGGCAAGGCCGCCGGCTTCGACAATCTGCGCGACTGGTTCAAGGCGCTCTACGAAACGCTCATCGGCAGTTCACAGGGACCGCGTATGGGAAGCTTCATTGCGCTTTACGGGCTTGAGCAGACCCGGGCGCTGATTCGGACCGCGCTCGCAAAGGATGGTTGA
- a CDS encoding SixA phosphatase family protein, with protein sequence MKTLTLLRHAKSGYDDPLLRDFDRPLNDRGRRAAATIGGWLRRSLAAGTIADFDHVAASPAVRCRQTIEGVESGMKARLAPLYETRIYLASSATLVELVAGFADHHHHALLVGHNPGLEDLLLELVPPGSDLRGEAETKYPTATLARLEIAIDRWAQVDGGRAVLTHFIRPRDLDPSLGPDD encoded by the coding sequence GTGAAGACGCTGACGTTATTGCGGCATGCCAAATCCGGCTATGACGACCCGTTGCTGCGCGATTTCGACCGGCCGCTCAACGATCGCGGCCGCCGCGCTGCCGCCACCATCGGCGGCTGGCTGCGGCGGTCGCTGGCGGCTGGAACGATCGCCGATTTCGACCATGTCGCGGCATCGCCGGCGGTGCGCTGCCGCCAGACCATCGAGGGTGTCGAATCCGGCATGAAGGCGCGGCTGGCGCCGCTGTACGAGACACGCATCTATCTGGCGTCGTCGGCGACGCTGGTGGAACTCGTCGCCGGTTTTGCCGATCATCACCACCACGCGCTGCTCGTCGGGCACAATCCGGGGCTGGAGGACCTGCTGCTCGAACTGGTGCCGCCGGGCAGCGACCTGCGCGGCGAGGCGGAGACGAAATATCCGACTGCGACGCTGGCGCGGCTCGAAATCGCCATCGATCGCTGGGCACAGGTCGATGGCGGACGCGCGGTGCTGACCCATTTCATCAGGCCGCGCGATCTCGACCCGTCGCTCGGGCCGGACGATTGA